In Candidatus Desulfatibia profunda, one DNA window encodes the following:
- a CDS encoding sulfite exporter TauE/SafE family protein, which produces MSNNLKIFFAILIAGVLFLSSPLLIAAPAQAGSDRLAEAIAKTPQGTGKGEIDPKAKPGFLGIPGAPSPNLIIGFLWAIWVGWIFSTVGAFGGIMAGVGHITVFGLANYGKGFKQTSPMLNKLITDSIRVSNQWLVGLSAAISSLNYYKAGRLVLPLGIALAIGAVGGSIGVPILSAGKISLKAYIGYFGLCVFAVAGVLIYETLPAGMAKRKAATQAAKAFQQSVKEKKAAGETEALGVKITKISLGKVVFTFYGVEFSFRPIIPVIGGFFIASIASFIGVGGGFLFVPFLTSVAGLPMFIVAGTSALTVLVGMIVSIFTYMFATGTVVYWPLIGAELLGIFVGSMIGPRTSKYIPEVWLKRLFIVLAVYVGLRYASVGFLGYSIVPPY; this is translated from the coding sequence ATGAGTAATAATTTAAAAATCTTTTTCGCAATTTTGATCGCGGGTGTGCTCTTTTTATCATCGCCGCTTTTAATTGCTGCCCCGGCGCAGGCAGGATCGGACAGGCTTGCCGAGGCCATTGCCAAAACGCCGCAAGGGACAGGGAAGGGAGAAATTGATCCCAAAGCAAAACCGGGATTCTTGGGCATACCCGGGGCACCCTCACCCAATTTGATTATCGGCTTTTTATGGGCCATTTGGGTAGGGTGGATTTTTTCAACAGTGGGTGCCTTTGGGGGGATCATGGCCGGTGTCGGGCACATCACGGTTTTCGGATTGGCCAATTACGGTAAGGGTTTTAAACAGACATCCCCCATGCTGAACAAACTGATTACCGACAGCATCCGAGTATCCAACCAGTGGCTGGTGGGCTTGAGCGCAGCCATCTCAAGCCTCAATTACTACAAGGCCGGCCGGTTGGTATTGCCTCTGGGCATTGCCTTGGCGATTGGTGCAGTCGGCGGGAGCATTGGGGTGCCGATTTTGAGCGCCGGCAAGATTTCGCTGAAAGCGTATATCGGTTATTTCGGGCTGTGTGTGTTTGCCGTAGCAGGAGTTTTAATCTACGAAACCCTTCCGGCCGGAATGGCCAAAAGAAAAGCAGCCACCCAGGCCGCCAAAGCCTTTCAACAATCGGTCAAAGAAAAGAAAGCGGCCGGTGAAACAGAAGCATTGGGTGTCAAGATTACGAAAATCAGTTTGGGCAAAGTCGTCTTTACGTTCTACGGGGTGGAGTTCAGCTTCCGCCCGATCATCCCGGTCATCGGCGGCTTCTTTATCGCTTCGATCGCGTCGTTCATCGGCGTGGGCGGCGGTTTTCTGTTCGTTCCGTTTTTGACGTCCGTAGCGGGCCTGCCCATGTTTATCGTGGCCGGAACTTCGGCTCTGACCGTACTGGTTGGGATGATTGTGAGTATATTTACCTATATGTTTGCAACGGGAACGGTGGTGTACTGGCCGTTGATTGGTGCCGAGCTTTTGGGAATCTTTGTGGGCTCCATGATCGGTCCCCGCACCTCAAAGTACATCCCGGAGGTATGGCTTAAGAGATTATTTATCGTACTGGCCGTTTATGTGGGCCTGCGATACGCGAGCGTCGGCTTTCTCGGATACAGTATCGTGCCGCCGTATTAA